One stretch of Candidatus Effluviviaceae Genus I sp. DNA includes these proteins:
- a CDS encoding PilZ domain-containing protein yields MAEKDRAAWAGRERRQSTRVEARVALQLSEAGESQPAGTMTTESINVGAEGVYCFVPQFVAPLTKLSVTMELPLKGKRGQVRNEVMKAEGVVVRCQPAGDERGGYRIACFFSEIEPESRAVLEEYLRQRAAGSTR; encoded by the coding sequence CGGGCAGCATGGGCAGGGCGCGAACGCAGGCAGTCCACTCGCGTTGAGGCGCGCGTGGCCCTTCAGCTCTCCGAGGCCGGAGAGAGCCAGCCGGCCGGCACGATGACGACCGAGAGCATCAACGTCGGCGCGGAGGGAGTGTACTGCTTCGTCCCGCAGTTCGTCGCGCCCCTGACGAAGCTCTCCGTCACGATGGAGCTTCCGCTCAAGGGGAAGCGCGGCCAGGTCAGGAACGAGGTCATGAAGGCTGAGGGCGTCGTCGTGCGCTGCCAGCCGGCCGGGGACGAGCGAGGCGGGTATCGGATCGCGTGCTTCTTCTCGGAGATCGAGCCCGAGTCGCGCGCCGTCCTCGAGGAGTATCTCCGGCAGCGGGCGGCGGGCTCGACGCGCTAG